In the genome of Cupriavidus malaysiensis, one region contains:
- the map gene encoding type I methionyl aminopeptidase, whose product MVRSARVPLHPPSAVAMARRAGGLAAQVLAAVAPRVKAGATTDDLDRFCHDYIVEVLQARPANVGYHGYPKTLCASVNHVVCHGIPSGQVLKDGDIVNLDIAIEKDGWYGDTSRMFIVGQPSALAQRLVRTTLEAMMAGIEAVRPGATLGDIGHAIQSVARREGFGVVREYCGHGIGRIYHDEPQVLHYGRPGTGLRLSPGMIFTIEPMLNAGRAETQQLSDGWTVVTRDRSLSAQWEHMVVVTRDGYEILTPWPDAVEAGPAAQPPGDLSLPAAG is encoded by the coding sequence ATGGTGCGTTCCGCGCGGGTTCCTCTCCATCCCCCCTCCGCCGTTGCCATGGCACGCCGGGCCGGCGGGCTCGCGGCCCAGGTGCTGGCAGCCGTCGCGCCGCGGGTCAAGGCGGGCGCGACGACCGACGACCTGGACCGTTTCTGCCACGACTACATCGTCGAGGTCCTGCAGGCCCGGCCCGCCAATGTCGGCTACCACGGCTATCCGAAGACCTTGTGCGCCTCGGTCAACCACGTGGTCTGCCACGGCATTCCCTCCGGGCAGGTGCTGAAGGACGGCGATATCGTCAACCTCGACATCGCCATCGAGAAGGACGGCTGGTACGGCGACACCAGCCGCATGTTCATCGTGGGCCAGCCAAGCGCGCTGGCGCAGCGCCTGGTCCGCACCACGCTGGAGGCGATGATGGCCGGCATCGAGGCGGTGCGCCCGGGCGCGACCCTGGGCGACATCGGCCATGCGATCCAGTCGGTGGCGCGGCGCGAGGGTTTCGGCGTGGTGCGCGAATACTGCGGCCACGGCATCGGGCGGATCTACCACGACGAGCCCCAGGTGCTGCACTACGGCCGTCCCGGCACCGGCCTGCGGCTTTCTCCCGGCATGATCTTCACCATCGAGCCGATGCTCAACGCCGGCCGGGCGGAGACGCAGCAGTTGTCCGACGGCTGGACGGTGGTGACGCGGGACCGTTCCCTGTCCGCCCAGTGGGAGCATATGGTGGTGGTGACGCGGGACGGCTACGAGATCCTGACACCGTGGCCCGACGCGGTCGAAGCGGGCCCGGCGGCGCAGCCGCCCGGTGACCTGTCCCTGCCGGCAGCGGGCTGA
- a CDS encoding response regulator transcription factor gives MLAEYLGAEGFEVTVCGNGEAGTEAAVSGAYDAVVLDIMLPRMSGIDVLRAIRQRAAVPVLMLTAKGSDVDRVVGLELGADDYLPKPCYPRELVARLRAVLRRTQHGGGMPGTGQGQGQGQGTGPADQLAAAGVVLQPAQRIARFADTLLELTVTEFNLLEYLLRNVDRAISKDELSERILGRAREAYDRSVDVHIGKLRQKLAAAGGPDHLIATVWGFGYRLESRPVA, from the coding sequence ATGCTGGCCGAATACCTGGGAGCCGAAGGCTTCGAGGTCACGGTATGCGGCAACGGCGAAGCCGGCACCGAGGCCGCCGTGAGCGGCGCCTACGACGCCGTGGTGCTCGACATCATGCTGCCGCGCATGAGCGGCATCGACGTGCTGCGCGCGATCCGCCAGCGCGCCGCCGTGCCCGTGCTCATGCTCACCGCCAAGGGCAGCGACGTGGACCGCGTGGTGGGCCTGGAACTGGGCGCGGACGACTACCTGCCCAAACCCTGCTATCCGCGCGAGCTGGTGGCGCGGCTGCGTGCCGTGCTGCGCCGCACGCAGCACGGCGGCGGCATGCCGGGAACGGGACAGGGGCAGGGACAGGGCCAGGGCACGGGGCCGGCGGACCAGCTGGCGGCGGCCGGCGTGGTCCTGCAGCCGGCGCAGCGCATCGCCCGCTTCGCCGACACCTTGCTGGAACTGACCGTGACCGAGTTCAACCTGCTCGAATACCTGCTGCGCAACGTCGACCGCGCCATCTCCAAGGACGAGCTCTCCGAGCGCATCCTGGGCCGCGCGCGCGAAGCCTACGACCGCAGCGTCGACGTGCACATCGGCAAGCTGCGGCAGAAGCTGGCGGCGGCCGGCGGCCCCGATCATCTGATCGCCACGGTGTGGGGTTTCGGCTACCGGCTCGAATCCCGGCCGGTGGCCTGA
- a CDS encoding ParD-like family protein, translated as MGIVKISDAMHASLRQASGALSRSVNAQAEHWLRIGMLAELNPTLSYAEICRMLVEAEAEGGTAADGAGEARAA; from the coding sequence ATGGGCATCGTCAAGATCTCGGACGCCATGCACGCGTCCCTGCGCCAGGCCAGCGGCGCACTGAGCCGTTCCGTCAACGCCCAGGCGGAGCACTGGCTCCGCATCGGCATGCTGGCCGAACTCAATCCGACCCTGAGCTATGCCGAGATCTGCCGCATGCTGGTCGAGGCGGAAGCCGAGGGCGGCACCGCGGCGGACGGCGCCGGCGAAGCGAGGGCGGCGTGA
- a CDS encoding efflux RND transporter periplasmic adaptor subunit codes for MIFPSGPGGRRGTREPSHRGPAFLVGHRPEVLPQSLPQRGHPRRTGGLAVALCLAAALAACGRQAPPPQAAAVPEVSVVTVRAAPAAVTSELPGRVSAVQSAEVRPQISGIVRQRRFTEGAMVKAGDVLYEIDDATYRTAVDNASGTLTQAEATLATAQAKAERYAGLLKIQGVSRQDYDDAVASAKSAAGAVVSDRAALRSARIDLERTRIQAPISGRIGKSSVTAGALVTASQDSALATINDLSAVYVDVTQSSAELLRLKKELAAGRLRQAGDGAEVRLRLEDGSLYPHAGRLAFTDVTVSETTGTVTLRATFPNPDGLLLPNMYVRALLQEGVDEQAIKVPQLALARDAKGNASVKVVDAGGRVATRAVTVRGNAGAAGNAGNDALVAGGLASGDKVLVDSLQTVRDGMQVKAVEAAAATAATAAAPVRQDAASVPAASPAAGAAATVTAAR; via the coding sequence ATGATATTCCCGTCCGGGCCGGGTGGCCGGCGCGGCACCCGCGAGCCCTCGCATCGCGGCCCAGCATTCCTCGTCGGGCACCGCCCCGAAGTGCTTCCCCAATCCCTGCCGCAGCGCGGGCACCCGCGCCGTACCGGGGGGCTGGCCGTGGCCCTGTGCCTGGCCGCCGCGCTGGCCGCCTGCGGCCGCCAGGCGCCACCGCCACAGGCCGCCGCCGTGCCCGAGGTCAGCGTGGTGACCGTGCGCGCGGCGCCGGCCGCCGTGACCAGCGAGCTGCCGGGCCGCGTGTCCGCCGTGCAGAGCGCCGAGGTGCGGCCGCAGATCAGCGGCATCGTGCGCCAGCGCCGCTTCACCGAGGGCGCCATGGTCAAGGCGGGCGACGTGCTGTACGAGATCGACGATGCGACCTACCGTACCGCTGTCGACAACGCCAGCGGCACGCTGACCCAGGCCGAGGCCACGCTGGCCACCGCCCAGGCCAAGGCCGAGCGCTATGCCGGCCTGCTCAAGATCCAGGGCGTGAGCCGCCAGGACTACGACGACGCGGTGGCCAGCGCCAAGTCGGCCGCCGGCGCCGTGGTGTCGGACCGCGCCGCGCTGCGCAGCGCCCGCATCGACCTGGAGCGCACCCGCATCCAGGCGCCGATCTCGGGGCGCATCGGCAAGTCGAGCGTGACCGCCGGCGCACTGGTGACCGCCAGCCAGGACAGCGCGCTGGCCACCATCAACGACCTCTCGGCCGTCTACGTCGACGTGACGCAGTCGAGCGCCGAGCTGCTGCGCCTCAAGAAGGAACTGGCCGCCGGCAGGCTGCGCCAGGCCGGCGATGGCGCCGAGGTCCGGCTGCGCCTGGAAGATGGCAGCCTCTACCCGCACGCGGGCCGGCTGGCCTTCACCGACGTCACGGTCTCCGAGACCACCGGCACCGTGACGCTGCGCGCCACCTTTCCCAATCCTGACGGCCTGCTGCTGCCGAACATGTACGTGCGCGCGCTGCTGCAGGAGGGGGTGGACGAGCAGGCCATCAAGGTGCCGCAGCTCGCGCTGGCGCGCGATGCCAAGGGCAATGCCTCGGTCAAGGTGGTCGACGCCGGCGGGCGCGTCGCGACCCGCGCCGTCACGGTGCGCGGTAACGCCGGGGCCGCCGGTAACGCCGGCAACGACGCGCTGGTCGCCGGCGGCCTCGCCAGCGGCGACAAGGTGCTGGTCGACAGCCTGCAGACGGTGCGCGACGGCATGCAGGTGAAGGCGGTGGAAGCCGCCGCCGCTACCGCCGCTACCGCCGCTGCCCCCGTCCGCCAGGACGCCGCGTCCGTGCCCGCCGCCAGCCCGGCCGCCGGCGCGGCCGCCACCGTCACCGCGGCGAGGTAA
- a CDS encoding ATP-binding protein — protein sequence MGRLFWKILLGFWLTLVAVAGGTGLWFTLQRAHPPQDAALGALAARTSEAVVRSAATTLSLGGTDALSRWLATLGPDQRRHFSVQEDETPAPSETPAQAPSPPAPGAVTVERGELLAPQATIRAAAPDGRRYRLQYRETVEGLPYEGDPGPPPELLISCLLGSLAFSALLAWYLTSPIRRLSRAFDRFAAGDLGERAAPAVGSRRDEVADLARDFDQMAERIQGLIAERERLLHNVSHELRSPLARLHVAVDLARQDPARTAGALARIEREAERLNTLVGELLTLSRIEHGSLELDAYFDPRALCAAVVEDAGFEGSASGKAILLESGAALGGTGEAPAALMRGNPELLRRAIENVVRNALHVSAEGVPVEVRFTRDAATQTYAITVSDRGPGVPPEALKTMFEPFVQAHDGQREGFGLGLAIASRAVAAHGGTMQAANRSGGGLAVTIRVPMCDEAA from the coding sequence ATGGGACGCTTGTTCTGGAAGATCCTGCTCGGCTTCTGGCTGACGCTGGTCGCCGTCGCCGGCGGCACCGGCCTGTGGTTCACGCTGCAGCGCGCGCACCCGCCGCAGGATGCCGCGCTCGGTGCGCTGGCCGCGCGCACCAGCGAAGCCGTGGTGCGCAGCGCGGCCACCACGCTGTCCCTGGGCGGCACGGATGCGCTATCGCGCTGGCTGGCCACGCTCGGCCCTGACCAGCGCCGCCATTTCTCGGTGCAGGAAGACGAGACGCCAGCCCCGTCGGAGACTCCGGCGCAGGCCCCGTCGCCGCCCGCGCCCGGCGCGGTCACGGTGGAACGCGGCGAACTGCTGGCCCCGCAAGCCACCATCCGCGCCGCCGCGCCCGACGGACGGCGCTACCGGCTGCAGTACCGCGAGACCGTCGAGGGCCTGCCCTACGAGGGCGACCCCGGCCCGCCGCCCGAGCTGCTGATCTCCTGCCTGCTCGGCAGCCTGGCCTTCAGCGCCCTGCTGGCGTGGTACCTGACCTCGCCGATCCGGCGCCTGAGCCGCGCCTTCGACCGTTTCGCCGCCGGCGACCTGGGTGAGCGCGCGGCGCCCGCCGTGGGCAGCCGCCGCGACGAGGTGGCCGATCTCGCGCGCGACTTCGACCAGATGGCCGAGCGCATCCAGGGCCTGATCGCCGAACGCGAGCGCCTGCTGCACAACGTTTCGCACGAACTGCGCTCGCCGCTGGCGCGCCTGCACGTGGCGGTCGACCTGGCGCGGCAGGATCCCGCCAGGACCGCCGGCGCGCTGGCACGCATCGAGCGCGAGGCCGAACGCCTGAACACCCTGGTCGGCGAGCTGCTGACCCTGTCGCGCATCGAGCACGGCAGCCTGGAGCTGGACGCCTATTTCGATCCGCGCGCGCTGTGCGCCGCCGTGGTCGAGGATGCCGGCTTCGAGGGCTCCGCGAGCGGCAAGGCGATCCTGCTGGAAAGCGGCGCCGCGCTGGGCGGCACCGGCGAGGCGCCCGCCGCGCTGATGCGCGGCAACCCGGAACTGCTGCGCCGGGCCATCGAGAACGTGGTACGCAATGCGCTGCATGTGAGCGCCGAAGGCGTGCCGGTGGAGGTCCGCTTCACACGCGATGCCGCCACGCAGACCTACGCCATCACGGTCAGCGACCGCGGGCCTGGCGTGCCGCCGGAGGCGCTGAAGACGATGTTCGAGCCCTTCGTGCAGGCGCACGACGGGCAGCGCGAAGGCTTCGGCCTGGGCCTGGCCATCGCCAGCCGCGCGGTGGCGGCCCATGGCGGCACCATGCAAGCCGCCAACCGCAGCGGCGGCGGCCTGGCCGTGACCATCCGCGTGCCGATGTGCGACGAGGCCGCTTAG
- a CDS encoding nicotinamide mononucleotide transporter, producing the protein MELAQQVFPNLLNGLEWSGCALAMSGSLLVALHNKASRWGWISYLCSNLVWSAFALVTGTYGLFVQQLGFTATSLYGLYRHTQYHRDLDAGKQPA; encoded by the coding sequence ATGGAGCTTGCCCAGCAAGTCTTTCCCAATCTGCTCAACGGGCTCGAGTGGTCCGGCTGCGCGCTGGCCATGAGCGGTTCGCTGCTGGTCGCGCTGCACAACAAGGCCTCGCGCTGGGGCTGGATCTCCTATCTGTGTTCCAACCTGGTCTGGAGCGCCTTCGCACTGGTCACCGGCACCTACGGGCTGTTCGTCCAGCAGCTCGGCTTCACCGCCACCAGCCTGTACGGCTTGTACCGTCACACGCAGTACCACCGCGACCTGGACGCCGGCAAGCAGCCGGCATGA
- a CDS encoding LysE family transporter, with amino-acid sequence MDMTNPILFAKAALIGLSIAAPVGPIGLLCIQRTLEQGPRAGLAAGLGAASADALYGALGAWGVSALIALLSGARVALGLGGALFLLWLAWGTWRGGAGAGGAVARPGRGRPLGIFAATFALTLANPATILSFVAIFSTLAAAVGAASPAWMVAGVFAGSAAWWLVLVACVARLRHAVSPARMRWIRRGSALVLGGFAALQLVVLARGLAG; translated from the coding sequence ATGGACATGACGAACCCGATATTGTTTGCCAAGGCCGCGCTGATCGGCCTGTCGATCGCCGCGCCGGTCGGCCCGATCGGCCTGCTCTGCATCCAGCGGACCTTGGAGCAGGGGCCGCGGGCCGGCCTGGCGGCCGGCCTTGGCGCGGCCAGTGCGGATGCGCTCTATGGCGCGCTGGGGGCCTGGGGCGTGAGCGCGCTGATCGCGCTGCTGTCCGGCGCGCGCGTGGCGCTGGGCCTGGGCGGCGCCCTGTTCCTGCTATGGCTGGCGTGGGGAACCTGGCGAGGAGGCGCCGGCGCGGGCGGTGCGGTGGCGCGGCCGGGGCGTGGGCGGCCCCTGGGGATTTTTGCGGCCACCTTCGCGCTGACGCTGGCCAATCCGGCCACCATCCTTTCCTTCGTGGCCATCTTCTCGACGCTGGCCGCCGCCGTCGGTGCGGCCTCGCCCGCGTGGATGGTGGCCGGGGTGTTCGCCGGCTCGGCGGCCTGGTGGCTGGTGCTGGTGGCGTGCGTGGCGCGGCTGCGCCACGCGGTCAGCCCGGCCCGGATGCGCTGGATCCGGCGCGGTTCGGCGCTGGTGCTGGGCGGCTTCGCGGCGCTCCAGCTGGTGGTGCTGGCGCGCGGCCTGGCCGGCTGA
- a CDS encoding efflux RND transporter permease subunit: MASFFIDRPVFAWVIALVIALAGALSITTLPVAQYPDIAPPSVSISATYAGASAKTIEDSVTQVIEQKMKGIDNLRYMASTSDSAGNARITLTFNAGTNPDIAQVQVQNKLQLAEPLLPTAVRQQGVTVTKASSSFLLIAGFVSRTGKLGQADLSDFVAAHVQDPIARVDGVGDVQLFGAQYAMRIWLDPARLQQYALEPADVTSALQAQNTQVSAGSVGAAPALAGQQVQATVTAQSRLQTPGQFRRILLKTNSDGSEVRLADVARVEIGSESYDSVSRFNGKPATGLAVKQATGANALKTANAVKARLAQLELPADVEVVYPYDTTPFVKISIEEVIKTLAEAIVLVFLVMYLFLQNLRATLIPTIAVPVVLLGTFGVLAALGFSINTLTMFGMVLAIGLLVDDAIVVVENVERVMTEEGLSPREATRRSMPQITGALVGIALVLAAVFVPMAFFGGSTGVIYRQFSVTMVSAMALSVLVALVLTPALCATLLRAPAPHAGGHGGGDGAGGGFFGWFNRAFARGAAGYQGGVRRVLTRPRRWLAVFAVLGAVMVAALLHLPTSFLPDEDQGIIMTSVQLPAGATQARSVAALEQVERYYLQHEAGAVESVFGVAGFSFAGSGENVAMAFVKLKDWSARGAGQGAAEVAARANRAFAGLRDARVFAMMPPAVQGLGNASGFDLELQDSGGLGHDKLVAARDALLAAAAKEPALAGVRANGLDDTPQVQLSVDFAKAGALGVAVADVNDVLSTAWGGAYVNDFLHEGRVKKVYLQGEPSSRMQPADIAQWYVRNSSGGMVPFSAFATAAWTYGAPRLERYNGLSSIEIVGSAAPGYASGDAMAALERLVQQLPAGIGAEWTGLSYEERLSGSQAPALYAVSVLVVFLCLAALYESWSIPFSVMLVVPLGVLGALLAATLRGLSNDVYFQVGLLTTIGLTAKNAILIVEFAKARHEAGEALLPATLAAARMRLRPILMTSLAFILGVVPLAVSHGAGSASQHAIGTGVIGGMAAATVLGIVYAPLFYTLVAGWLGRRRERAATAQAAARIGS; encoded by the coding sequence ATGGCCAGCTTCTTCATCGACCGTCCGGTCTTCGCCTGGGTCATCGCCCTGGTGATCGCGCTCGCCGGCGCGCTTTCGATCACCACCCTGCCGGTGGCGCAGTATCCCGACATCGCGCCTCCCTCCGTCTCGATCTCCGCCACCTATGCCGGCGCCTCCGCCAAGACCATCGAGGACAGCGTCACCCAGGTGATCGAGCAGAAGATGAAGGGCATCGACAACCTGCGCTACATGGCCTCGACCAGCGACTCGGCGGGCAATGCCAGGATCACGCTGACCTTCAATGCCGGCACCAACCCCGACATCGCCCAGGTGCAGGTGCAGAACAAGCTGCAGCTGGCCGAGCCGCTGCTGCCCACCGCGGTGCGCCAGCAGGGCGTGACGGTGACCAAGGCTTCGTCGAGCTTCCTGCTGATCGCCGGCTTTGTCTCCCGTACCGGCAAGCTCGGCCAGGCCGACCTCTCCGACTTTGTCGCCGCCCACGTGCAGGACCCGATCGCGCGCGTCGACGGCGTGGGCGACGTGCAGCTGTTCGGCGCGCAGTACGCCATGCGCATCTGGCTCGACCCGGCCAGGCTGCAGCAGTACGCGCTGGAGCCCGCCGACGTGACCAGTGCGCTGCAGGCGCAGAACACCCAGGTCTCGGCCGGCTCGGTGGGCGCCGCGCCGGCGCTGGCCGGCCAGCAGGTGCAGGCCACGGTGACGGCGCAGAGCCGGCTGCAGACCCCCGGGCAGTTCCGCCGCATCCTGCTGAAGACCAATAGCGACGGCTCGGAGGTGCGGCTGGCCGATGTGGCGCGCGTGGAGATCGGCAGCGAGAGCTATGACTCGGTGTCGCGCTTCAACGGCAAGCCGGCCACCGGGCTGGCCGTCAAGCAGGCCACCGGCGCCAACGCGCTGAAGACCGCCAACGCGGTCAAGGCGCGGCTGGCGCAGCTCGAGCTGCCCGCCGACGTCGAGGTGGTCTATCCCTACGACACCACGCCCTTCGTCAAGATCTCGATCGAGGAGGTGATCAAGACCCTGGCCGAGGCCATCGTGCTGGTGTTCCTGGTGATGTACCTGTTCCTGCAGAACCTGCGCGCCACCCTGATCCCGACCATCGCCGTGCCGGTGGTGCTGCTGGGTACCTTCGGCGTGCTGGCGGCGCTGGGCTTCTCGATCAACACGCTGACCATGTTCGGCATGGTGCTGGCGATCGGCCTGCTGGTGGACGATGCCATCGTGGTGGTGGAGAACGTCGAGCGGGTGATGACCGAGGAAGGCCTGTCGCCGCGCGAGGCCACACGCCGCTCGATGCCGCAGATCACCGGCGCGCTGGTCGGCATCGCCCTGGTGCTGGCCGCGGTATTCGTGCCGATGGCCTTCTTCGGCGGCTCGACCGGGGTGATCTACCGCCAGTTCTCCGTGACCATGGTCTCCGCCATGGCGCTGTCGGTGCTGGTGGCGCTGGTGCTGACGCCGGCGCTGTGCGCCACGCTGCTGCGCGCGCCGGCGCCGCACGCGGGCGGGCACGGTGGCGGTGACGGCGCGGGCGGCGGCTTCTTCGGCTGGTTCAACCGCGCCTTCGCGCGCGGTGCCGCCGGCTACCAGGGCGGCGTGCGCCGCGTGCTGACGCGCCCGCGCCGCTGGCTGGCCGTGTTCGCCGTGCTGGGCGCGGTGATGGTGGCGGCGCTGCTGCACCTGCCGACTTCCTTCCTGCCCGACGAGGACCAGGGCATCATCATGACCTCGGTGCAGCTCCCGGCCGGCGCCACCCAGGCGCGCAGCGTGGCGGCGCTCGAGCAGGTGGAGCGCTACTACCTGCAGCACGAGGCGGGCGCGGTCGAGTCGGTGTTCGGCGTGGCCGGCTTCAGCTTCGCCGGCAGCGGCGAGAACGTCGCCATGGCCTTCGTCAAGCTCAAGGACTGGAGCGCGCGCGGCGCCGGGCAGGGCGCGGCGGAGGTGGCGGCGCGCGCCAACCGCGCCTTTGCCGGCCTGCGCGACGCGCGCGTGTTCGCCATGATGCCGCCGGCGGTGCAGGGCCTGGGCAATGCCAGCGGCTTCGACCTGGAACTGCAGGACAGCGGCGGCCTCGGCCACGACAAGCTGGTGGCCGCGCGCGACGCGCTGCTGGCCGCCGCGGCCAAGGAGCCGGCGCTGGCCGGCGTGCGGGCCAACGGCCTCGACGATACGCCGCAGGTGCAGCTGTCGGTCGACTTCGCCAAGGCGGGCGCGCTGGGCGTTGCGGTGGCCGACGTCAACGATGTGCTGTCGACGGCCTGGGGCGGCGCCTACGTCAACGATTTCCTGCACGAGGGCCGCGTCAAGAAGGTCTACCTGCAGGGCGAGCCGTCCAGCCGCATGCAGCCCGCGGACATCGCCCAATGGTATGTGCGCAACAGCAGTGGCGGGATGGTGCCGTTCTCGGCCTTCGCCACGGCCGCCTGGACCTATGGCGCGCCCAGGCTGGAGCGCTACAACGGCCTGTCGTCGATCGAGATCGTCGGCAGCGCCGCGCCCGGGTACGCCAGCGGCGATGCCATGGCGGCACTGGAGCGCCTGGTCCAGCAGCTGCCCGCCGGCATCGGTGCCGAATGGACCGGCCTGTCCTACGAGGAGCGGCTGTCCGGCTCGCAGGCGCCGGCCCTGTACGCGGTATCCGTGCTGGTGGTCTTCCTGTGCCTGGCCGCGCTGTACGAGAGCTGGTCGATCCCGTTCTCGGTGATGCTGGTGGTGCCGCTGGGCGTGCTCGGCGCGCTGCTGGCGGCCACCCTGCGCGGACTCTCCAACGATGTCTATTTCCAGGTCGGCCTGCTCACCACCATCGGCCTGACGGCGAAGAACGCGATCCTCATCGTCGAGTTCGCCAAGGCCCGCCACGAAGCCGGCGAGGCGCTGCTGCCCGCCACGCTGGCGGCGGCGCGCATGCGCCTGCGCCCCATCCTGATGACCTCGCTGGCCTTCATCCTGGGCGTGGTGCCGCTGGCTGTCAGCCATGGTGCCGGCTCGGCCAGCCAGCACGCCATCGGCACCGGCGTCATCGGCGGCATGGCGGCCGCCACCGTGCTGGGGATCGTCTACGCCCCGCTGTTCTACACCCTCGTCGCCGGCTGGCTGGGGCGGCGGCGCGAGCGCGCCGCCACGGCCCAGGCGGCAGCGCGGATCGGATCATGA